From Levilactobacillus zymae, a single genomic window includes:
- a CDS encoding GIY-YIG nuclease family protein → MAKAYYFYVLLCADNSFYGGFTTDVAQRFATHRAGKGAKYTRAHPPVRVLYQEAFKTKHDALHAEWAFKHQSRQKKVRFLRAHGVTLPQ, encoded by the coding sequence ATGGCTAAGGCCTATTACTTTTACGTCTTGCTCTGCGCGGATAATTCGTTTTATGGTGGGTTCACGACCGACGTCGCTCAGCGATTTGCGACCCACCGTGCGGGTAAAGGGGCTAAGTATACCAGGGCCCATCCGCCCGTGCGGGTCCTGTACCAGGAAGCCTTTAAGACCAAGCATGACGCGCTGCACGCCGAGTGGGCCTTCAAGCACCAATCGCGACAAAAAAAAGTGCGTTTTTTGCGGGCTCACGGGGTTACCCTCCCGCAGTGA